In Acidobacteriota bacterium, one DNA window encodes the following:
- a CDS encoding BrnA antitoxin family protein codes for MRKEYDFSHARRNPYAKHLKRSVTIRLDESTIAYFKELAEDTGIAYQTLINSYLRDCAASRRRPTMRWVERKKGAA; via the coding sequence ATGAGGAAGGAATACGACTTCAGTCACGCACGACGGAATCCGTACGCCAAGCACCTGAAGCGGTCGGTGACGATCCGGCTCGACGAGAGCACGATTGCATACTTCAAGGAGTTGGCCGAGGACACTGGCATCGCCTACCAGACGCTGATCAACTCGTACCTGCGAGATTGCGCGGCCTCGCGGCGGCGGCCAACGATGCGGTGGGTCGAGCGCAAGAAGGGAGCAGCGTAG
- a CDS encoding site-specific integrase: MANQLISTELVRLVRKQPPARTTDYRDPKIPGFALRARPSGVHSWRVQLANRRWLSLGRLDEVTLGDARVEAQRRRAAAALGHAIPKRRATSDVTLRAFLADSYEPWMKATYRGQAGQVTRIRWAFAALLDLKLSDLTTARVDRWRANRRSLQRPAKSRPAGTPRPVSRTTINRDMAALRAALARAVEWGALSSHPLARMKPTSEDSSAVVRHLSPDEEERLRTALAERDKARRTARESANIWRVKRRYTLWPTYGTYTDYLTPLVLLALNTGLRRGELLQLRWRDVRIEQRLLTVRGEGAKTGQTRHVPLNTEAVTVLTNWKPASPDPDGFVFPGSDADTPLTEARGAWEGILKKAAIVSFRFHDVRHTFASKLVMAGVDLNTVRELLGHRKIAMTLRYAHLAPEHKAAAVERLVAPGT; encoded by the coding sequence ATGGCCAACCAGCTCATTTCCACCGAGCTCGTGCGTCTCGTCCGCAAGCAGCCGCCGGCGCGCACCACCGACTACCGCGATCCGAAGATCCCGGGGTTCGCCCTGCGCGCCCGACCATCGGGTGTGCACTCGTGGCGGGTGCAGCTTGCGAACCGCCGCTGGCTCTCGCTCGGTCGGCTCGACGAGGTGACGCTCGGCGACGCGCGGGTCGAGGCGCAGCGCCGGCGCGCGGCCGCGGCGCTCGGCCACGCCATCCCGAAGCGCCGGGCGACGTCCGACGTCACCTTGCGGGCCTTCCTCGCCGACAGCTACGAGCCGTGGATGAAGGCCACGTACCGGGGCCAGGCGGGCCAGGTGACGCGCATCCGCTGGGCGTTTGCTGCTCTGCTCGACCTGAAGCTGTCCGACCTCACGACCGCGCGCGTCGATCGCTGGCGAGCGAACCGACGCAGTCTGCAGCGACCGGCCAAATCCCGGCCAGCGGGCACTCCTCGCCCGGTGTCGCGCACGACCATCAACCGCGACATGGCCGCGCTCCGGGCGGCACTGGCTCGTGCGGTCGAGTGGGGCGCGCTCTCGTCCCATCCCCTCGCGCGCATGAAGCCCACCTCGGAGGATTCATCGGCCGTGGTTCGGCACCTGTCGCCGGACGAGGAGGAGCGCCTTCGCACGGCGCTGGCCGAACGTGACAAGGCGCGGAGGACAGCGCGCGAATCGGCGAACATCTGGCGAGTGAAACGCCGCTACACGCTCTGGCCGACCTACGGCACGTACACGGACTACCTGACACCCCTGGTGCTGCTCGCGCTCAACACCGGCCTGCGCCGCGGCGAGCTCCTTCAGCTCCGCTGGCGAGACGTGCGGATCGAGCAGCGCCTGCTGACCGTGCGCGGCGAAGGCGCAAAGACCGGCCAGACCCGACACGTGCCCCTGAACACCGAAGCGGTGACAGTGCTCACGAACTGGAAGCCAGCCAGCCCCGACCCGGACGGGTTCGTGTTCCCCGGCAGCGATGCGGACACGCCGTTGACTGAGGCCCGGGGCGCGTGGGAGGGGATCCTCAAGAAGGCCGCGATCGTGTCATTCCGGTTTCACGACGTACGGCATACGTTCGCGTCCAAGCTCGTCATGGCCGGCGTCGATCTGAACACGGTGCGCGAGCTGCTCGGCCACCGGAAGATCGCGATGACGCTGCGCTACGCGCACCTCGCGCCGGAGCACAAGGCGGCGGCGGTGGAACGGTTGGTGGCGCCGGGGACGTGA
- a CDS encoding DUF433 domain-containing protein — protein sequence MAALDWSECPAVESIPGKVSGAWVFKDTRTPVAVIFENLEDGVTIDEVIEQFPVTREQVRAVLEFAARSLDAPVPVR from the coding sequence ATGGCCGCGCTGGACTGGTCTGAGTGTCCCGCCGTCGAGAGCATCCCTGGCAAGGTGAGCGGGGCGTGGGTGTTCAAGGACACTCGGACCCCAGTCGCCGTCATCTTCGAGAATCTCGAGGACGGCGTGACCATCGACGAGGTGATCGAGCAGTTCCCGGTCACTCGAGAGCAGGTCCGGGCCGTGCTGGAGTTCGCTGCCCGAAGCCTTGACGCGCCGGTACCTGTCCGCTGA
- a CDS encoding nucleotidyl transferase AbiEii/AbiGii toxin family protein, with product MNEVIRAAAALQAVCEAEGWRFCLIGGLAVLRWGEPRETIDVDLTLVTGFHGEAGFVSTLTRHFEPRIDRAAEFAAANRVLLLRAPSGVGLDIALAGLPFEERVVDRSSLCTFPPGIELRTCSAEDLLVLKSFADRPKDWVDVDGIIIRQSGRLDWDYVEAQLAPLVELKDAPEILGRLATRRRALDQ from the coding sequence GTGAACGAGGTCATCCGCGCGGCCGCCGCACTGCAGGCGGTGTGCGAGGCCGAAGGGTGGCGGTTCTGCCTCATCGGAGGCCTCGCGGTCCTGCGCTGGGGTGAGCCTCGCGAGACGATCGACGTCGACCTCACGCTCGTCACCGGCTTTCACGGGGAAGCGGGCTTCGTCTCGACGTTGACCCGGCACTTCGAGCCGCGCATCGATCGGGCGGCGGAGTTCGCAGCCGCGAATCGGGTCCTGCTCCTCCGGGCGCCGTCGGGCGTCGGCCTCGACATCGCCCTCGCGGGCCTGCCGTTCGAGGAACGCGTCGTGGACAGGTCGAGCCTGTGCACCTTTCCCCCCGGCATCGAGCTGCGCACGTGTTCCGCCGAGGACCTGCTGGTCCTCAAGTCGTTCGCCGACAGGCCCAAGGACTGGGTCGACGTCGACGGCATCATCATCCGGCAGTCGGGGCGGCTCGACTGGGACTACGTGGAGGCGCAGCTCGCGCCCCTGGTGGAGCTCAAGGACGCGCCCGAGATTCTGGGCCGGCTCGCCACGCGGCGCCGGGCCCTGGACCAGTAG